The nucleotide sequence GGGTAAAACCTATCACTGCAGGGTAAAATATCGCTCTCATTCTACTGTCCAGATCATAAGCGTTAAAACCAGGGTTACCTCCATTGCCAGGATGCAGAGAGTCTTGAAGCCTTGGCAGCACAAAAATCAGTGCGATCAAGGTAGGAAAAGCAAATATATTATAAACGGCACTTATACGCGCACGCTGCTGGTCATCGCTAAATGCGCCTCTAAGAACAAAATATGCAAAGTATATCAACAAACCGATGGCGGCAGAATCCTGTTTGGGGTCTCGGCTCCAATAATCGCCCCAGGTATAGCGCGCCCAAATCATGCCGGTGACTATGCCCAAAATCCCAAATAAAACCCCTGTATTAGCAAACTCTACGGCCTTTACATCAAGTTCTGAACGGAACCCTAACAAGTATTTTATGGAGTAAATGACAGAAACAAAGAGTAAGATAACCATCCCAAACCACATAGGAACATGAAAATATAGATTCCTAATGGTTTCATTAAGGATATCCATCCTCGGTACCTCAAAAAGTAAACCTGCTATAATTACATAAATTAAGAGCAGTACAGTCAATATTTTCCACCAATTCTTTTTCATGTTCTAAGATTAAGAAAATTCCTTAGAGTTAAACAGCGTATTTTTAACAAAAACCTTTCATCAACTTTTCCAGATAAACGGGAACAACAAATACGAGACAGCCACTACCATTGCATTTATCGCTACCAATATCATCAGGTCATTATATATAAGACTTCTTTCAAGGCCATCTATAGAGTTGCGCGAGCACCTTATCAATAAGACCAAAACGGGTATTATCACTGGAAAACTAAGAACAGCCATTAACATGCTTCCGTTCCCAGATTTAGATGCTATTCCTGAAATTAATGTCAATGTACCAGAAAAAGACATCGCCCCTAATAAAAGGACAAGCAAAAACATGCCCAAGTCTTCTACCGGATTGCCCAATACCAAAGAGTAAAACAAGTAAGCTGTAAAAGCTAGTATAATCATCAACAAGACATTATATATTATCTTAGATAGAATGATTACCCTTGGGCTCGTCAAATTATAATAATATAAATTTCTCGCTTGTCGCTCTTGCATAAAGCTTTTCGTAATGGCATTTACCGCTGTAAAAAGCATTATGATCCAAAGAAGTGCATTCCAGGTAAAAATAGACAAATCACCGGCCCGAACCCCAATGCTCAAATAGCATATAAAGACCGTACTGCCTGCAAAAAGCAGCATTCCGTTTAGAGCGTAACGCTGTCTCCATTCGAGCATTATCTCTTTTTTTATCTGAGCTGAAATTTCTCTGACCATAATCAAAAACAAATTTCAGATATTTTTACTGAACAACCTATGCAAAATGTCATTTTTAAACCTGACAAATGTAAACTTTTCTACATACCAAGGGTAATATTTAATAGGAAGGCTAAAAGAGGAAATGAATTATGAGAAGATATTTGTTGGTAGCAGGGTTGGTAGTATGCTTAATTAACAAGGGATTTGCCCAAGAAGACAATGAACTGTTTCAAGATAACGACGAGGAAATAGAAGCGCTGGAAGAAGAAGACGTTGAAGAGCTTGAAGATGAAGAAATCGAAGAGCTAGACGAAGAGGAAAGGCAAGCGCTGGAAATACCAGAAAGACGAAACACTGTCAAATTCAATACATTAAGTCCATTTGTAAGTTCAATATCCGGGTTTTATGAAAGAGGGATTACTACAAATATGAGTGCCCAGATTGGCCTATTTTATACAGGCTACTCACTCACCGGCTCTAGCTGGAGAGGATATGGTATAACGCCAGAATTCAGGTACTATTTAACAAGCGAAGAAACATATAATGAAGGACTTTACGTAGCACCTTTCTTCAGATATCAGCAACTTGAAGTAACACGCCACATACAGGAAGCGAACATCAGCTCTTTGATGAACACCTTTGGCGGTGGTGTAGTTGGCGGATACCAGTTTAAAATTGCTGACAGGTTCGCTTTGGATGCTTTCTTAGGGCCGGCAATCGATATTGGAACTTTCAGGTATGAAGAAGGCATGGAAAACGTGGAGTTTGATGGAGGGCCTTTCTCCGGCTTTAACTTAAGGGTTGGCCTATCAGTAGGATACTCATTTTAGAAAAACTGAGTTTAGGGCTTTTCTTGAATAAAAAACGCAATAGGGTTTGTTCACACAGCTATGCAATAGGAACTGCTATTGCACGACAAGCCCTATTGCTTATTACAGAATTGAACCTCACCTGCCTCCTTGCAATATTAATGCTGCTTAGAAAATTTCATCAAACAAAGCAAATCATGCATTTAGCGCAGTGGCCTAATTTTGCAATTTCCAGTACTTTTAAGCCTGTTTCTGAAAATAATCCTGTAAATTTGTCGGGCTAATTCATGAAAAGTTATGCTTGATAAAATTTCTCAGTTGCAAAAAGAGGCTGAAGCTTTTGATATTAAAGATGAAAAATCACTCGAAGCGTTCCGTTTGGCCTTTATTAGTAAAAAGGGTAAACTAACTTCTTTGTTTGATGAATTAAAGAGCGTTCCCCGCGAGCAAAAAAAGGAAGTTGGCATGAGCTTAAACAAGCTTAAAGTTTATGCTAAAGAGAAGTTTGACACTGCCACCCAAGAGGTCCAGTCAAAGCAAGGGGATAAAGGCGAAAAAAGTGACCAAGACCTCACCTTGCCTTCCATTCCACATGCCTTAGGGTCACGCCACCCGCTCACCATTGTGAAGGAAAGAATTGTCGAAATATTTGCGCGCATGGGATTCAACCTTTCTGAAGGGCCCGAGATCGAAGATGACTGGCACAACTTTACAGCCCTTAACTTTCCTGAAAACCATCCTGCCAGAGAAATGCAGGACACCTTCTTTATAGAAAGAAAACCAGATATTACTTTAAGGACACATACGTCTTCTGTTCAGGTTAGGGTAATGGAAAACCAAAAACCTCCTATCAGGACATTGTCCCCGGGCAGGGTATTTAGAAACGAAGCTATTTCTGCCCGTGCCCATTGTGTGTTCCATCAAATAGAAGGTTTATATATTGATGAAAAAGTGAGCTTTGCTGACCTTAAGCAAACACTTTATTACTTTGTAAAAGAAATGTTCGGAAAGGATATTAAAGTCAGGTTCAGGCCTTCTTTCTTCCCTTTCACGGAACCGAGCGCTGAAATGGACATTACTTGCCTGATTTGCAAAGGCAAAGGGTGCAACATATGCAAGCAGTCTGGATGGGTGGAAATAGGAGGTGCAGGTATGGTAGACCCTAATGTGTTGCAAAACTGCGGTATAGACCCTGAAAAATACAGTGGCTTTGCTTTCGGTATGGGCATAGAAAGGATTACCATGCTAAAATACCAAATAAAGGACTTAAGGCTATTTACAGAGAATGACGTAAGGTTCTTGAGGCAGTTTACGCATTTATAAGGCCTGACTGTGTTGTCTAATAAACTTGTGCCCTATAGCAATTTGATACTATAGGGCACAGGTTCAGATAGGACTCATACTCTTTTCAAGTACTTTACATTTTTATTTCCTCAAACAAACGGTTGTTCAGCAACTTCTGCTTAAACTTCTTTTTGTTAAATTTCTTATTGGATGACCCAATATTAAAGCTCCTCCCTTCAAAAATAAAAGTTGCGAGTTTAGCTTTAGAGTTGTCATCACCAACTTTGGTTCTTTTCACCTTCACTTGGCGAATGGCATCTTTCAGTTTGTCTTCAAACGCCGCAAAACCATAATGCTCCTCGATCATGGGAATAATGTCTTCAATAAGTCCTGCATAAAAATCAACATTAGTAAAGCTTGCAGCATCTGGCTTTCTGAAGAAAACATCATTGTCTAAGATTTTTTCCAACATTGTAAAGAGCGCTTCTTTTTCATCCCCCTTTAGCTTCCATAACTCTGCTTTGTAATAAGTGATCAGAACAGCCCTTTTCTCAAAAGATGTAGCGCTAAAGGTTTGATAGGGAAACTCGTGCTCTGCTAGTTCAATATATTCAAAACTTTCTTCGAGTTCACCTTCCTCTTTAAGCAACTGCGACATTCTTAAGCAAGCATTGTGTTTGTAGTTGGCATAAGGAGCCATTATACTGTTTCCTTCATCCAAATCATTCAATTCGGAGTCCAAGATTTTTCGGTACCACGCTTTGGCTTTTTCAATATTACCAATCTGAGCGTAAACTACTGGAATATTGTTAAAGCTTCTTCCATAACAATTAGAAGTATCAGGGTATTCCCGAACAACTTTCTTCCATACATACAATGCACTATCAAACTTCTCATGCTGAACAAAGTCAACCCCTTTATTCAATAAATCACACTCCCACTCCTGAGCTTGAGCCATTTGAACGGACAAAAAGGACAAGAAGATTAATTGCAGAACTTTATATTTCATCTCAATGCTGGTTAGTAAGTCATTACATGGCAATATAAGGTAAAAATTTAATTCACACCTTCTTTAGGTAGGCAATCGTGCTCTTTTGTTTAACGCATCCACCGTAATAATTCTATAAGTAAATGAGTTAACCGTAATTCTCAAACTTCTTTCGTAGTTGGTGATATAAATGTTTTTCCCTCTTTTCTGAAACTGCGACTCATCTGTTGCACCAAGCACGTCGAGTATCATCTTTTCAATCTCGTCTTTTGACAAACTGGTACTCAATTTTTTACTGATCCTTCCGTACACAAGTTTAGTGTAGCAAATATTGATCAAAACCTCTTTTTTATAATTTTTCATTTTAGCCCTACAGGGAACTATTAGTGAAATATTTATACCACAGGCTGCCTTTCTAGGTCACTGTATGGGTAGTGTCCAGCCTGCTTTAGGAGATCGATTAGTTGTTCACTACCGTTTCCCCTTGCAAAGTCCATTTCACTTTTAAAAATCTGTAAGCACAACAGTAAATGATGCTGTCTATCACCAACTTTAAATTTCTTACTGCCGGGTTCATACAAGTCAAACAACAAACAAGTGTTCTCTTTCCCGTCTCCGTTTGGCAACTCACATGTGTCATACGGGTTTAATACTGCCTCCCTGGAATAAAACCCAATGGCAGTAAATAAACCACATATTTTTCTTTCAATAATATTAAATGCTCCTTTAGAATCTTCGTTATTATCGTATTCGTGTTTGGTAAATGCAACAAGCTCATAAGTGCCCAGTCGATTTGGAAGAGGGCCTGTTCCATCCGGCTCTAAAAGCTCCATAGTTGCAAAACCAGTCCCTTTTATATGGTTTAGGAAATAATACATATCAACTGCACCACCAACTGAAAACGGAATTAGTGCATGCCCAACTAAATTGTGCATGCGCCCAAGTACATTTTCAAGTCCTTTTGATTTTAGGTCATAACCTTGTTCATACTCTTCCTCAGTAAAGTCTTGTGGGGCTTGCTTCTGGCTTTTACTAAACAGTTTCTTAAAAAAATTTATCATAGCAAATTACATTTAAAAAAATCGCCTCAATGTGCTTAGCCATTGATCATTTAACCTCAATAAAAGTACCAGGATAAGGTGCCGGTGTTGGGAAAAAGTCGGAAGGGGAGGTAACTGTTTCCATTGTTGCTGACTTTTTATCCAAACGGTAATGACTTATGGTTCCCTCTTTAATATTATGTGCATCCGAAGTGGTAATAATAAAACATTCGGTCTTTTCAACTATTTCTATAGGATAAGCTATTTCTTCAGGGTCTTTTATATATTCTAAAAGTTTGGCTTTTAGAAACTTTATGGTCTCGGCGTCTTCTTTTGTAGGAAAATAAAGCTTAGATAAGTTTTGCCCTATCGTCTGGGTAACCAAATTCACCACAAAATCATATTGATAACCATCCTTTTCACTATGCCTTAATGGGACGAATTTAACCAACCTTTTAAATTTGACTTTTACCTCGTCTTTGCTGGATTCTGATTTTATGATATAGTCGTCTACGTTAATTCCGGAAATAACCTCCTTCAAGATACCCAAAGCCATATCTGTTAAAGGCTTGCTGTATTCAGGTTTAATAGGGAAAAAGCCATTCATTCTTGCATACTGCTCCTTTAAGGAAATATCCTCACGATTATTGACGGGTAAATTGTAAGACTCATAATCAAAAATGACTTCATGAGTCTTTTTGTCAATAAAATATCTTTTGACCGATTCTTCTGAAATACTGACGATAAAGAAATAATCATCATTTTCTGAAACGGTGTGTTCCATTTTGGGTCCCAAAGGAAGAGGTATAATATCTTGTACTGAATGTATAAGATCAAAATCCGCTTTGGTCGGCGTGTAAAAAGCTACATCAGATGAGTCAAAAGGAAATATTTCTTTAGTGATAATATTGACAGCAAGATCATAAACCCTTTTTTCATTCCTGTTTTTGAACCTAACATTGCGCCTATATTTTACAATGATATCTTTATAATTACCCAAGATTACAATGTCAAAGTCTTTCGGGTCTATTTTCAAGTGTGGCTGTTTAACAGCTAAGATAGATGAGGCGATTTTCACTAATTCCCCAACATGGCCCGACATCTCACCTTCCTCATTTAGAATAATGTATAGGTCTTTATTGTAATAATGTTTAAATGTGCGCTGGGTAAGATAATAAAAAGGGTTTGTTCCTTTAAACCTTAAGGTTTTTCCGCTTTTTTTACTAATTAATGTTTTTTCCAAATAGGGCTTTTCCTCTTCGTTATTGAGAAAGCCTTTATCAATATGTGGAACATCGTTAAAACAAGAAATCAAATAGTACTCCTCATTCTCCGCAATACTATACTCTATATCTGCCTGTATCTCTTCAGGCAAAAAGTTCTTTTCCTTTAATTCAGCAATAACTTCTTCTTCCTCCGTAGATGCCAGCCATAGCCCTGTTTCTGAATCATCTAAAGGGTTTATTTCCTTGGTATGTAAGTTTACGGTGATATCATATGTGGTGCTTTTTATAGGGTTAGATATATAGCGCACACCCCTTCGGAAAAAACCTTTGGTAACTCCATAAGTGTCTTTCCAAACGCTGATATAAAAATCACTATAATCTATAGCTATTTCCGGATACTTTTCTTCTAAAATATCCTGAGCCATAACAATCAGCTCCTCTCTGCTTCTCGTATCTAGGTTTTCCATATTAAGATGGTTTTCTTGGGCATCTAAACAAAATATGTTAAAAATTAAAAGAAATAGTACCCTATAGCATTGGATCATTTTATAAAAATTGCAAAACATAAGATACGCTATAATAAGCGAAACTGCTTAAAATGGTGTGAGAAATGTTTGTTATGAAACCTTGTCCACTCCTCTCTGTCCAGTTCACCCATTGCTAGGTTTACAGGTTTTGCGTCTGGATTGTTCAAAAAGTATAGTTCAAATTCATCTAACGCTAAATATAGCTTTTTTAAAGCGGCACCAAGATCTGAGCAAACCAGCTTAGGCAATGTATCTCCAAGCATAGGAGCTTTAAAACCCATAGGAAGCTCATTGTCTGTGTATATTACAGCACGTTTTATTTGCTCCGCTTTTTCTTTAGGAAAATATAACTTCTGATCTAGCGCACCATTAGAAGACATCACGGCAAATGCTAGATGCTCTACCATGTGCTGAGCGGTCATACGCCCCCACACAGGATCACTGTCTGACTTTAACCCCTTCAGTTTATGCACTAGTCCCTGTCGGTTTTGAATATCTATCATAAAAATTTATTAAAAAAAATACACAGGTAATCCCGTATCTCCGACATCCAAGATGAACAAACATAAAATTTCATCCAATTTTTTTTCATAAAAAATTAAAACAGACAACGGCCTCTTCAAAGCCATTTTTGAACCTGCTCTTCAGTTAAATTCCCACCACATATCACACTGCAAACATTCTTTTTACTAAATAAAGTAGGGTTTTCTAATATGGCAGCTATTCCAACTGCAGCCGATGGCTCTGCTCTCAATCCTTCATACCTATTCAATACCCTAATTCCCTCAACAATACTCTCGTCGCTAACCAATATACCTTCGTCAATCAAACCTCTCATATCCTCAACAACTTCAGGAATAGGCAACCGAACGGCAATACCATCTGCAATTGTATCTGCACCTAACAAGTTAACCACCTCACCTTTCTTCCAAGATTCAATCATCGCTGGCGCTCCCCTAGCCTGAACCACAATTATTTTTGTTTCTGGAGAATAATGTTTGAAAACTTTCGCTATTCCTGTTGCTAGTGCGCCATTCCCAAGCGCAATCAGCAAGTACTCTATTTTACTTGGCAGATTCAGCAGTTCTAGCCCAATAGTCCCAGCGCCTTCTACAGTCTCAATATTAAGGCTATCTTCCACAAAACCAATATTATATTTTCCTGCAAAAGCCTTAGCTTCTGACTTGGCCTCATCAAAATCATTTCCATATAAAATGACCTTAGCCCCTAAAGATTGCATTTTTTTTACCTTTAGACTATTGGCATTTATACTTGCAAATACTGTTACCTTAACGCCCTTTTTTTTGCATGAGTAAGCTAGGGCTTGGCCGAAATTACCGGCACTTGCGCAAACCAATTCTGAATTATAGCCCAAACCTGAAACCAACAGCTCTGCTCCCCTGCCTTTGAAAGAACCAATAGGGTTTTGGGTCTCGTCTTTTAAATACATTTTACACTGTAAAAGATCAGAAAGTGACCCAGAAAGAAACTGTGGAGAATTTAAAAACGCCTTGTCGATTTCACTGACGGCATATTTTATTCTGGATAACAAGATCCTGTCTGTCGTTTTCATATTTTACCTCAAACAAGCACTTGCAAAGAAATTACTTTATCCTCGATATCTTAATGCCTACTATGCAATCTAATATCCATTCAGGAATATCTGCTGTATCTGTCTCAATCGCACTATACATCAACAACTCCTCTTTGCTTGCAAAAAACAACTTTTCAATTCCTACACTTTCTACTTTTAAGTTATATGGCTCAAGCAAATCATTAATGTCGGCGGCAAGTTTAGATTGAGTCAAGAACGCTGACGTTTCTTGGTAGTTTTTAACAGCTTCTACCGTTGGGAACTCCTCTTTATACGCTTTGGTCACTTCGATCGCGAGGTCTCCTGTTTGAACTAAACGCCCGACCAAAAAACTACTCAAAGAGTCAAGGTTATAGTCAGAGGCTGCTACAGGAAGAATAAGTTTTAGCTCTTCGAGCCGTTGCCTATGGGTGGTGTTAGATTTAGCATAGGGGATATTCAGGAATAGGCTTACATGTCCATTTTCTTTATACTCTTTGAAAACAGGTCGGAAATCTGAGGTGTCACTTTTGTTCAGGACAAAATATTCTGTCGCTCTTTCCAAATAGCTAGAACCCGCAACTTCTCCTTCGACCTTCCTACTGCCCACATTAACATTATCGGAATGTTGCCTTTCTACACTTTCTTTCAGATCTCCGTTACAGCTAAAAAGTCCAAAAGCTATTAGCCAAACCCCTAAGATTCTTTTCATTAATTCGCAATTACAATTGACCAACAAGCCCATAAATGGTTTTACGCCAAGTCGAAGCCTTACATTCCTAAAGATAACGATAAAAAGCAAAAATCAACGATTACACACGCACTTTGAAGCATTCAATACTGCACCGCCACGACCAACACTGATCCAGTATTAGCTTTCGAATACCTCCCCTTACGAAGGCATTTATCAGAAAATAATTAAATTTTACATGGTGCAGCCGTAGCAAGATCTTTTCAACGTAAGCCACTGAATTGGAGTTGCCCGAGTGATATAATTGCATCGAAACAAGGTGTCGAATCAAAACAAACTTTCTATAAAATCTTGTCTAGCAGCAATTTCCTTATTGATCAAAACAAAATATTTTGTCTGCCAACTTTGGCTTTTTTCTGCTTGTTTATTTGTAGGAGTGTCCCAAGGTGGATAAACCCTGAGCCCACGCTTTCCTGCATTGCTTTGGTGTGAGATAATGCCTTTCTCAACCAAAACAGATTTGGGGAAAATAAACTGCCCTATGCCTGTCTCGGACTTTGAGGTTATTATCATAAAGTCAACAGGATCTAAACTGCTAAAAGGTTCGGTTGCGCCATCTTCATTCCGTTTCCAAGTGGCAACAAATTGGCCTGTTTTTGTAGGTGTAATTTTAGAAACCCTATGCTCAACTTTGCGCCCCCTTAGTTCAAAAGAACAAGCCCCATACTCAGTACTTTCAGAATGGATCTTCAGGTTACCAAATGACAAGTTGAGTTTGTCATAAAACAGCTCCCGAGCAGTTAGCAGGTCGTCTTGAAGGGCATTAACAGATGTCATAGGTAATAAAAGATGTTAAGATATTTAGAGACACTTACACTGCTGAGTAGCACTATGGCATAGCTCCTAGGTTTTACAGCATTTAAACATCCGTCGGAGGTGAAAGGCTGCAAAAGAGCTGAGCGCTCAGCTCCCACTGTACCGGGGAAGGACGATAGTATGCAGTGTAGGCGGCTGAACATATTATTTCTCCGAGGATTTGGAACCTTGTGATTTTAGTTTTGACTCCATATACTTCTTGAATTCTTTAAAATCCATGTTTTCCGTATCCTTAAAAACCTTATCCCTGATCTCCCCCATCATCTTTACAGAATCAAATCTTTTTCCAGTTTTAGTCTTTATAATTAATCAGTTCTAGAGGACTTCTGATTTTAATAATCGGGTATCCTGATCTCAAAATTTATAGATCTGGCAAGCTGATCAGAAAAGGAAATTCAACAAAGTACTACATTATTCTTGCGACATAGTAGCTTTTTCAGATTCACTAAAATAGCAATGAATCATATACCAGTCCATTGCTCCATGACTTCTAATTTCTTTTATTTTCGAATTACTGACCCTTGAGTTAAGATAGATTTTATTATTAACGGCTCTATCAATCTGGTGTTTATCAAAAAGCGCACTTTCTATAAAATAGAAAGCTACTGGTTTGTAGCTAATTCTATTTTTATTTTTAAGACACAATAATTCTCATTTTGCTCATTCATGTACTTCTCAAATGAAATTTGATAATGAACACCATATCCTATCAAAAGAAGACTGAGAGTTGAAATAATAATGATGGAGGTCGTGAACAAAATTTTCATTAAATGCTAATAAATATTGCCGTGATTCAAATTGTCGCATAGCGGTGAGCAGCTAAGGCTATGATCTGTGGTCATTGTAAAACTACTTCACTATCCGCCCCAGATAAAGATAGTGAATAGCTGAAAGTTTTCTGTCACCTAAAAACCAGCCATAGATTATAGCCTCGTGTTGTGTGCATGTAATTTTTAGTCTTCTGGTCTCCAGCCTTCAACTTTTTTCCAAGGCTTTCCTTTATCTTCTCGTTCAAATACAGCCCCAACACCTCCTTTCAATGGAGTAATTAAAGTAGGATCCTTATCAAGCATATATTTAATATTCTAATATTTTCAGGATTATTAGTATAATCATCGTCTTCCAATCCGCTAAACATTCTCCATCCACTATCTTCATCCCTATCAGTTTTTTCTCTATATAAAAAACGCACTAATCCGGTATATTCAAAACACTTTTTAGATACTAGTGCACTTTTTTCGGCAGAATCTATCCAACATGGGCTATCTTTTTTTACTATAGTTTGAGCAATGTGCTTTGGCTTGAAATGTATTTCATCTCCTTCATTTAGACCATTTATATAAACCGGCTGGTTAACAAGAACTCCTTTATAACCAGAAAACAATCCCTTCCCTTTCGTGACCCTTACCCACATTCTTTCAGTACTTGGATAATTTTCCTCTGGATTTTTAATTATAAAATGAAGTCTAACCTCATCACCTATTTTTTGAGTAACTCTTTCTTCTTTTGACGGGATAAAAAATGACTCAGGATTTTCTTTAGCTGTTAATTCAATATCTTCTAATTCCCATGCTTTCATTGCCTGTTTGTGGGTTGAAATCATTGCACATAACTAAATCTGAAACACATACACCTGCCCTTATCTCCTTATTATCTTGAATCTACTGCAAATATCTGATAGATTCAACAAGACTATCGGCACCAGTATTACATTGAACACTAATAATATTCCTTATATCCATTGATTTACTATTAATGCACCTCAGTAAGATCCTTTATGTTAGGCACTTCAACAGAGAAGGTTTTGGATTTCTCTTTGCTATACATCTCCTTTGCTATCTGAAAGCAACTATAGGTTATGACTTTAAATTACAGCTTACTGCCGTTTTATAACTCAGCTACACAGGTGTGACAAAGAGTATGCCATGGAAGGTTGCACATTGACTTAAAACTCATAGTATTTTTTTAAAATCATTAATTATGACTGTTAAAAACCCCAACACCAATAAACAGAAAAAATAAATGACCAATAAAATACTTAAACCTAGTTATTGAAAGACCTTCTTTCCGTGTGTAACTTTTCCAACTATAATAAAGGCCGATTGGGGGCAGTATAAATACCGAAAGCATTGGTAAGGCAATTAACAAATCGTATAAATCTGGATGTTTATTTTTTTTAAAAATGGCCTTGCAAAAACAGTCATTAGTATAGAAAATATAAAAAAGCCCAAATATACTTTATAAATCTTTAATGACTTTTTTAAATACTTTAGCTCTACAGGTTTGGTTTCCATATATTTATTATCTAGCCTCGAAAGGCGAATGCTCGTTTTTATATTGTTGTACCTAGTCCTTTTTCCTCTTTCCGTTATATAATATTTCTACTCTCTTTAGCTTTCCTCTTTTGTTATAGAATTTTACTTCACCTTCTTGAATTCCACTTTCGTTATAAAACTCTTCAAGGGCTAACTTTCCATTTTTGTAGTACTTTCTAGAAATCCCAGAATCTTTGTCATTCTTAAATGATCCGGTTCGCTTAATACCACCATCTGGATAATAAAAAGTATATGGGCCACTTAGCTTTCCATTCTTGTAACTAAATATTTTTTCTTTATTCCCATTTTTATAATAGGACTGTATACCTACGGCCAAGTACATCTTTATTCCCAAAAAATGACGCCATAAGTTTGCATTACAAACTATAACAGCAAAATAATGGCAACAAACACAAAAGTATCTGACCAGATGCGTGAGCTTTATCAGCTTTGGCAACAAAGCGGTATCAGTAAAAAAGAATTTAGCCTTCGGCAGAACATCAATTATCAAAAATTCATCTATTGGTGCGGCAAATATAGAACAGAGGAGCCCGGTACCGGATTTGTCCCTCTGAAAGTAAGCAGCCCTGATGAAATTAACCCTGCGGCCGGCAACATGGAAGTTGTCTTTCCTTCCGGTGCCAAGGTCATATTCCACGGCATGGCAGATCCATCATTTGTTAAACAATTAGTCAGCTAGCCATGCTTTCATTGTCTCACCAGTGCAGGTACTTTCTCTATTCGGGCAAAACCGACATGCGGAAAGGGTTTGACAGCCTATCAGGTATTGTAAGGAGCAAACTTAACGAAAACCCCATGAACGGGGACATTTTTATTTTCCTGAACCGAAACCGAAACCATGTCAAGCTCCTTTTATGGGAAGGCGACGGTTTCAGTATGT is from Cytophagaceae bacterium ABcell3 and encodes:
- the tnpB gene encoding IS66 family insertion sequence element accessory protein TnpB (TnpB, as the term is used for proteins encoded by IS66 family insertion elements, is considered an accessory protein, since TnpC, encoded by a neighboring gene, is a DDE family transposase.); translation: MLSLSHQCRYFLYSGKTDMRKGFDSLSGIVRSKLNENPMNGDIFIFLNRNRNHVKLLLWEGDGFSMYHKRLERGTYEIPVHCKNVTKSEISASVLQLVLQGISLESVRHRKRYKSPGNL